A genome region from Quadrisphaera sp. RL12-1S includes the following:
- a CDS encoding epimerase, which yields MKIVVPGGTGQVGGILRRALAARGDEVVVLSRRPEVLEPGVRHVVWDGRTLGAWAAELEGADAVVNLAGRTVSCRYTDTNLRQMMDSRVDSTRVVGEAIAAAAEPPRVWLQMSTATVYADARTRPQGPAHDEATGQIGGDEPDVPLYWEYSVRIARRWETAQVEAPTPGTRKVQLRTAMVMTPDRGGIFDYLSWMARLGLGGPVDGGGQFVSWIHGEDFVRAVELLLERDDVEGPVNLAAPEPLPQRQFMRVLRRAWGQPVGLPATRLMAEVGALVLRTDTELLLKSRRVVPGRLLDLGLAFEHPTWQTVARDLVARRRVSAPA from the coding sequence ATGAAGATCGTCGTCCCAGGCGGCACGGGGCAGGTCGGCGGGATCCTGCGGCGGGCGCTCGCAGCGCGCGGTGACGAGGTCGTCGTCCTGAGCCGGCGCCCGGAGGTGCTCGAGCCCGGGGTCCGGCACGTGGTCTGGGACGGGCGGACCCTCGGGGCGTGGGCGGCAGAGCTGGAGGGCGCCGACGCGGTCGTCAACCTCGCCGGGCGCACCGTCAGCTGCCGCTACACCGACACGAACCTGCGGCAGATGATGGACTCCCGGGTCGACTCGACGCGCGTGGTGGGCGAGGCGATCGCTGCCGCGGCCGAGCCTCCCCGGGTGTGGCTGCAGATGAGCACCGCGACCGTCTACGCCGACGCGCGCACCCGTCCGCAGGGCCCCGCGCACGACGAGGCCACCGGCCAGATCGGCGGCGACGAGCCGGACGTGCCGCTGTACTGGGAGTACAGCGTGCGGATCGCCCGCCGCTGGGAGACCGCCCAGGTCGAGGCGCCGACGCCGGGAACGCGGAAGGTCCAGCTGCGCACGGCGATGGTCATGACGCCCGACCGCGGCGGCATCTTCGACTACCTGTCGTGGATGGCGCGGCTCGGCCTCGGCGGCCCCGTCGACGGTGGCGGGCAGTTCGTCTCCTGGATCCACGGCGAGGACTTCGTCCGGGCCGTGGAGCTGCTGCTGGAGCGCGACGACGTCGAGGGGCCCGTCAACCTCGCAGCCCCCGAGCCGCTGCCGCAGCGGCAGTTCATGCGCGTGCTGCGGCGGGCGTGGGGGCAGCCGGTCGGCCTGCCGGCCACCCGGCTCATGGCCGAGGTGGGAGCCCTCGTGCTGCGCACCGACACCGAGCTGCTCCTCAAGAGCCGCCGCGTGGTGCCGGGCCGGCTCCTCGACCTCGGGCTCGCGTTCGAGCACCCCACGTGGCAGACCGTGGCCCGCGACCTCGTGGCGCGACGGCGGGTGTCAGCGCCAGCGTGA
- a CDS encoding serine hydrolase domain-containing protein → MGRAETVLARVVDVVAEQGFAAHAVHVLVGDESAAHRWSEDVPRDVHSVAKGVCVLAAGAASDDGLFDVDAPVARYLPDLATGDGVEHATTRHLLGMVSGVDAPWSPTWTTDVPDVAAAFLAGPSRGRVFQYSPASTYTAVRALAAVVGDVHAWLVPRLFEPLGVDVPVWDRCPLGHVKAAEGLHLRSGDLARVGQLLRDRGAWRGHQLVSPGWVDAMHTGWTVRDGAGPGYTHCALAGWGGPGRAWRLHGAHGQVLLLLDDAVVTVVADDHAGADPLLRRVVELLER, encoded by the coding sequence GTGGGCCGTGCCGAGACCGTGCTGGCCCGCGTCGTCGACGTCGTCGCCGAGCAGGGCTTCGCCGCCCACGCCGTGCACGTGCTGGTGGGGGACGAGTCGGCGGCCCACCGCTGGAGCGAGGACGTCCCCCGTGACGTCCACTCGGTGGCCAAGGGCGTGTGCGTGCTCGCCGCGGGCGCTGCCAGCGACGACGGGCTGTTCGACGTCGACGCCCCGGTCGCTCGCTACCTGCCGGACCTCGCGACCGGTGACGGCGTCGAGCACGCGACGACGCGCCACCTGCTCGGCATGGTCAGCGGCGTCGACGCGCCGTGGTCTCCGACGTGGACCACCGACGTCCCCGACGTGGCTGCCGCCTTCCTCGCCGGGCCCTCCCGCGGGCGGGTGTTCCAGTACTCGCCCGCCAGCACGTACACGGCCGTGCGGGCCCTGGCCGCGGTGGTCGGCGACGTGCACGCCTGGCTCGTGCCGCGGCTCTTCGAGCCGCTCGGCGTCGACGTCCCGGTCTGGGACCGCTGCCCCCTCGGCCACGTCAAGGCCGCCGAGGGGCTCCACCTGCGCTCCGGCGATCTGGCCCGCGTCGGGCAGCTGCTGCGCGACCGCGGCGCCTGGCGGGGGCACCAGCTCGTCTCGCCGGGCTGGGTCGACGCGATGCACACCGGCTGGACCGTTCGCGACGGCGCCGGCCCGGGGTACACCCACTGCGCGCTCGCCGGCTGGGGCGGTCCCGGCAGGGCGTGGCGCCTGCACGGCGCCCACGGCCAGGTGCTGCTGCTCCTCGACGACGCCGTGGTGACCGTCGTCGCCGACGACCACGCCGGCGCCGACCCGCTGCTGCGGCGCGTGGTGGAGCTGCTCGAGCGCTGA
- a CDS encoding FecCD family ABC transporter permease, with the protein MGGGRPRRPRERGGLVLTRSLLGRRRAGAAAVVAALALAVLLSLAVGANPLPLGRVWEVLTHPDGSEASAVVWTERWPRTLVGVAAGAAFGVAGALVQALTRNPLADPGILGVNAGAGLAVTVGVALLGSATTGQYVWFAFAGAAAATVLVHLVGAGGRAAASPVTLVLAGVALGAVLGGVATFLTLIDPEVFRAVRSWGLGSLARTDLADVAAVAPFLALGLVVALALTGALNSLALGEERAASLGTRVGRTRVLVVVAVTLLAGGGTALTGGLSFVGLMVPHAVRWFTGPDQRRVVAGSALAAPVLVLLADVLGRVVARPGEVQVGVLTAVVGAPVLIALARRRRASAL; encoded by the coding sequence GTGGGCGGTGGACGTCCTCGCCGACCGCGCGAGCGAGGTGGTCTCGTCCTGACCCGGTCCCTCCTGGGCAGGCGTCGCGCCGGCGCCGCGGCGGTCGTCGCGGCGCTGGCCCTCGCCGTCCTGCTGAGCCTCGCGGTCGGCGCGAACCCGCTGCCGTTGGGGCGCGTGTGGGAGGTGCTGACGCACCCGGACGGGTCGGAGGCGTCGGCGGTGGTCTGGACCGAGCGCTGGCCGCGCACCCTCGTGGGTGTCGCGGCCGGCGCCGCGTTCGGCGTGGCCGGGGCGCTGGTGCAGGCGCTGACCCGCAACCCGCTGGCCGACCCGGGCATCCTCGGCGTCAACGCCGGCGCGGGCCTGGCCGTCACGGTGGGCGTCGCCCTGCTCGGGTCGGCCACCACCGGCCAGTACGTCTGGTTCGCCTTCGCCGGGGCGGCCGCTGCGACGGTGCTGGTGCACCTCGTCGGCGCGGGCGGCCGGGCCGCTGCCTCGCCGGTGACGCTGGTGCTCGCCGGGGTGGCGCTGGGGGCGGTGCTGGGCGGCGTCGCGACGTTCCTCACGCTCATCGACCCCGAGGTCTTCCGCGCCGTGCGCAGCTGGGGGCTCGGCTCCCTGGCCCGCACGGACCTCGCCGACGTCGCGGCGGTCGCGCCGTTCCTGGCTCTGGGGCTGGTGGTGGCGCTGGCGCTCACGGGGGCGCTGAACTCCCTCGCGCTCGGAGAGGAGCGCGCCGCCTCCCTGGGCACGCGCGTGGGCCGCACCCGGGTGCTGGTCGTGGTGGCGGTGACGCTGCTGGCAGGCGGCGGCACGGCCCTGACGGGCGGGCTGTCGTTCGTGGGGCTGATGGTCCCGCACGCCGTCCGCTGGTTCACCGGACCCGACCAGCGGCGGGTGGTGGCCGGCTCGGCGCTGGCCGCCCCGGTGCTCGTGCTCCTGGCCGACGTGCTCGGGCGCGTCGTCGCCCGGCCCGGCGAGGTCCAGGTGGGCGTCCTCACCGCCGTCGTCGGTGCCCCGGTGCTCATCGCGCTGGCCCGGCGCCGCAGGGCGAGCGCGCTGTGA
- a CDS encoding ABC transporter substrate-binding protein yields the protein MMFRWPRRRATALSALPVVLLALAGCATSDAAPAAGGSTGPTASAAADALLPAAEGTTQYPLVLDTWAGQTELAERPERVAVIGFSPNLDALQALDATPVYTMGEETEWPWRDQEWLASIETVDTATREDPISFEAIAASDPDLIVAVNYVADEADFARLASIAPVLENAEQVKGDQISWQQTQRMIGEALDLSAASEEVISGAEAAIARTAAEHPELAGKTLTAATDYSDTGIAYYTVAGGTAERVVTQLGFAPNPRAQAFVDEPSVSDERLGELDADVLVVFYLDDAVRQAREGSPLFQGVPAVADGRYVSIATGEPGSELTWVMRRGASALSLPWAVDVLADRASEVVSS from the coding sequence ATGATGTTCCGCTGGCCGCGCCGTCGTGCGACCGCCCTCTCCGCCCTGCCCGTCGTCCTGCTCGCCCTGGCGGGCTGCGCCACCAGCGACGCTGCCCCCGCCGCCGGCGGCAGCACCGGGCCCACCGCGAGCGCCGCGGCCGACGCGCTGCTGCCCGCTGCCGAGGGGACCACGCAGTACCCGCTGGTGCTGGACACCTGGGCCGGGCAGACCGAGCTGGCCGAGCGCCCCGAGCGGGTGGCGGTCATCGGCTTCTCGCCCAACCTCGACGCGCTGCAGGCCCTCGACGCCACCCCGGTCTACACGATGGGGGAGGAGACCGAGTGGCCCTGGCGCGACCAGGAGTGGCTCGCGAGCATCGAGACGGTCGACACCGCCACCCGCGAGGACCCGATCAGCTTCGAGGCGATCGCCGCCTCCGACCCCGACCTCATCGTCGCGGTGAACTACGTGGCCGACGAGGCCGACTTCGCGCGCCTGGCCTCCATCGCCCCGGTGCTGGAGAACGCCGAGCAGGTCAAGGGCGACCAGATCTCCTGGCAGCAGACCCAGCGGATGATCGGCGAGGCCCTCGACCTGTCCGCGGCGTCCGAGGAGGTCATCTCCGGTGCCGAGGCCGCCATCGCCCGCACCGCGGCTGAGCACCCGGAGCTCGCCGGCAAGACGCTCACCGCCGCGACGGACTACTCCGACACGGGCATCGCCTACTACACCGTCGCCGGCGGCACCGCCGAGCGCGTGGTCACCCAGCTCGGGTTCGCGCCCAACCCCCGGGCGCAGGCCTTCGTGGACGAGCCGTCGGTCTCCGACGAGCGCCTCGGCGAGCTGGACGCCGACGTGCTGGTGGTCTTCTACCTGGACGACGCGGTGCGCCAGGCGCGTGAGGGCAGCCCGCTCTTCCAGGGCGTGCCCGCCGTGGCGGACGGTCGCTACGTCTCCATCGCCACGGGTGAGCCGGGCAGCGAGCTCACCTGGGTGATGCGCCGCGGGGCGAGCGCGCTGAGCCTGCCGTGGGCGGTGGACGTCCTCGCCGACCGCGCGAGCGAGGTGGTCTCGTCCTGA
- a CDS encoding FecCD family ABC transporter permease: MSVDFGRPSVAVRTRWTSGRLDVRLWAVSAALGALAVVVALLALGVGDYPLAPARVLGALGGALTGADGVEQRIVVGWRLPVAVAAVVLGALLGLGGAVFQSLTRNPLGSPDVIGFDAGAYTAVVVTVLVVGATGYWTTAAAALAGGLATAALVYVLAHRGGVGGFRLVVVGIGVSAVLGSVNGYLITRADVEDAMTVGFWGAGSLARLTWASVLPALALAAGVALACAALAPALRRLEVGDDAAVALGTRVGPARLGLLVVGVAATALVTAAAGPIGFVALAAPQVARRLTRSPGVSPLAAAATGAALLSCAHLASLGVAQVFRPVPVGLITVCLGGAYMIGLLVREARRRGGALW; encoded by the coding sequence GTGAGCGTCGACTTCGGCCGCCCCTCGGTCGCGGTGAGGACCCGGTGGACCTCCGGGCGCCTCGACGTGCGCCTGTGGGCCGTCTCCGCCGCGCTGGGCGCCCTCGCCGTCGTCGTCGCCCTCCTCGCCCTGGGCGTGGGCGACTACCCGCTGGCCCCGGCCAGGGTCCTCGGCGCGCTGGGCGGTGCGCTCACCGGCGCTGACGGCGTCGAGCAGAGGATCGTCGTGGGCTGGCGCCTGCCGGTGGCGGTGGCCGCCGTCGTCCTCGGCGCCCTGCTCGGCCTGGGCGGCGCGGTGTTCCAGTCGCTGACGCGCAACCCGCTCGGCTCACCTGACGTCATCGGCTTCGACGCCGGCGCGTACACCGCCGTCGTCGTGACCGTCCTCGTGGTGGGCGCCACCGGGTACTGGACCACCGCCGCGGCCGCCCTCGCGGGCGGGCTGGCGACGGCGGCGCTCGTCTACGTGCTGGCCCACCGCGGCGGCGTCGGCGGGTTCCGCCTCGTGGTGGTGGGCATCGGCGTCTCCGCCGTGCTCGGGTCGGTGAACGGCTACCTCATCACCCGCGCCGACGTGGAGGACGCCATGACCGTCGGCTTCTGGGGCGCCGGGTCGCTGGCCCGCCTCACCTGGGCCTCGGTGCTCCCCGCGCTGGCGCTCGCGGCCGGCGTCGCGCTGGCCTGCGCCGCGCTCGCCCCGGCGCTGCGGCGGCTGGAGGTGGGCGACGACGCCGCCGTCGCGCTCGGCACGCGCGTCGGGCCAGCGCGGCTCGGCCTGCTGGTGGTCGGGGTCGCGGCGACGGCCCTGGTCACCGCGGCCGCAGGGCCCATCGGGTTCGTGGCGCTGGCCGCGCCGCAGGTCGCCCGGCGGCTCACGCGCTCGCCCGGGGTCAGCCCGCTGGCCGCCGCGGCGACCGGTGCCGCGCTGCTGTCGTGCGCGCACCTCGCCTCGCTCGGCGTCGCCCAGGTCTTCCGACCGGTGCCGGTCGGGCTCATCACCGTCTGCCTCGGAGGCGCCTACATGATCGGACTGCTCGTGCGCGAGGCACGCCGACGCGGCGGTGCCCTGTGGTGA
- a CDS encoding phosphatidylserine decarboxylase family protein — MASEHSVNTTRHAGWLPSQQEALEAWLHGHRQRVEAAGDAPLHPAVQELADFISRNPVVRMEVQRMVEQVPTTRDYRERHLHSVDDLLRSISVVLSSAPEFDADSMVMLPLGGVLDWTTATPAGYALYRDPTVNAELRTLLNAWKEFLDGPDSRYVIADAPGGWKSEAAREAIGIEQFVHDPDDEHWGFASWNDFFTRRFREGQRPVASPDDDAVIVSACESTPYAIRADVAREDEFWVKEQPYSLHDLLAGDPVVDELVGGTVYQAFLSATDYHRWHAPVSGTVVRAFVQPGTYYSEADSEGSDATEPQNSQAYLAHVATRAIIVIDADDPAIGQMAFVGIGMFEVSSCLIDPAVTPGHHLAKGDDLGMFQYGGSTHCLVFRPGAIEGFALQALPRPHDPQAPLVHVRSQIATAAR; from the coding sequence GTGGCCTCTGAGCACAGCGTCAACACCACCCGCCACGCGGGCTGGCTCCCGTCCCAGCAGGAGGCCCTGGAGGCGTGGCTGCACGGGCACCGCCAGCGGGTCGAGGCGGCGGGCGACGCCCCGCTGCACCCCGCCGTGCAGGAGCTCGCCGACTTCATCTCCCGGAACCCGGTGGTGCGGATGGAGGTGCAGCGCATGGTCGAGCAGGTGCCGACCACCCGTGACTACCGCGAGCGGCACCTGCACAGCGTGGACGACCTGCTGCGCTCCATCAGCGTGGTGCTCAGCAGCGCGCCGGAGTTCGACGCCGACTCGATGGTGATGCTGCCGCTGGGCGGGGTGCTCGACTGGACCACCGCCACCCCTGCCGGCTACGCCCTGTACCGCGACCCGACGGTCAACGCCGAGCTGCGCACGCTCCTCAACGCCTGGAAGGAGTTCCTCGACGGCCCGGACTCGCGCTACGTCATCGCCGACGCCCCCGGCGGGTGGAAGAGCGAGGCGGCCCGCGAGGCGATCGGCATCGAGCAGTTCGTGCACGACCCGGACGACGAGCACTGGGGCTTCGCGTCGTGGAACGACTTCTTCACCCGCCGCTTCCGCGAGGGGCAGCGCCCCGTGGCCTCCCCCGACGACGACGCGGTCATCGTCAGCGCGTGCGAGTCGACGCCGTACGCCATCCGCGCCGACGTGGCCCGCGAGGACGAGTTCTGGGTGAAGGAGCAGCCGTACTCCCTGCACGACCTGCTGGCCGGCGACCCCGTGGTCGACGAGCTCGTCGGCGGGACGGTCTACCAGGCCTTCCTGTCCGCCACGGACTACCACCGCTGGCACGCGCCCGTGAGCGGCACGGTGGTGCGGGCGTTCGTGCAGCCCGGCACGTACTACTCCGAGGCGGACTCCGAGGGCAGCGACGCCACCGAGCCCCAGAACTCCCAGGCCTACCTCGCGCACGTGGCGACCCGGGCGATCATCGTCATCGACGCCGACGACCCGGCGATCGGCCAGATGGCGTTCGTGGGGATCGGCATGTTCGAGGTGTCCTCGTGCCTCATCGACCCCGCCGTCACCCCCGGGCACCACCTCGCCAAGGGGGACGACCTGGGCATGTTCCAGTACGGCGGTTCTACGCACTGCCTGGTGTTCCGCCCCGGGGCGATCGAGGGGTTCGCCCTGCAGGCGCTGCCCCGCCCCCACGACCCGCAGGCCCCGCTGGTGCACGTGCGCTCGCAGATCGCCACCGCCGCCCGCTGA
- a CDS encoding ABC transporter ATP-binding protein yields the protein MVTTPPSLATEAVTLGYGERTTSSDLTLAVPTGSFTAVVGANGCGKSTLLRALARVLRPTAGAVLLDGRAVDRLPTRQVARQLGLLPQGSVAPEGITVAELVARGRAPHQGLLQQWRSADEDAVAAALAACRLTEVSGRRVDELSGGQRQRAWVAVLLAQETPVLLLDEPTTHLDIAHQYELMDLFATLHREGRTVVAVLHDLAQAARYADHLVAMKGGRVVAAGAPTDLVTAELVEEVFGLRCLVAPDPVTGTPCVYPLQPAAAVATVRP from the coding sequence GTGGTGACCACCCCGCCGTCCCTGGCCACCGAGGCCGTCACGCTCGGCTACGGCGAGCGCACCACCAGCAGCGACCTGACCCTGGCGGTCCCGACGGGCTCCTTCACGGCGGTGGTCGGCGCCAACGGCTGCGGCAAGTCCACCCTGCTGCGCGCGCTCGCCCGCGTGCTGCGCCCCACCGCCGGAGCCGTGCTGCTCGACGGGCGCGCCGTCGACCGCCTGCCCACCCGGCAGGTGGCCCGCCAGCTGGGCCTCCTCCCGCAGGGGTCGGTGGCGCCCGAGGGCATCACCGTGGCCGAGCTGGTGGCGCGCGGCCGCGCCCCGCACCAGGGGCTGCTGCAGCAGTGGCGCAGCGCTGACGAGGACGCGGTCGCGGCGGCCCTGGCCGCCTGCCGCCTCACGGAGGTGTCCGGCCGGCGCGTGGACGAGCTCTCCGGCGGGCAGCGCCAGCGCGCGTGGGTGGCGGTGCTGCTGGCGCAGGAGACCCCCGTGCTGCTGCTCGACGAACCGACCACCCACCTCGACATCGCCCACCAGTACGAGCTCATGGACCTCTTCGCGACCCTCCACCGCGAGGGGCGCACCGTGGTGGCAGTGCTGCACGACCTCGCCCAGGCCGCCCGCTACGCCGACCACCTCGTGGCCATGAAGGGCGGGCGCGTGGTCGCCGCCGGCGCCCCGACCGACCTCGTCACCGCCGAGCTCGTCGAGGAGGTGTTCGGGCTGCGCTGCCTCGTGGCGCCCGACCCCGTCACCGGCACACCGTGCGTCTACCCGCTGCAGCCCGCGGCCGCCGTCGCTACCGTCCGTCCATGA
- a CDS encoding GNAT family N-acetyltransferase — translation MSSPGATVRPATVDDAAGIAHVHVRGWQAGYRDLLPEAFLAGLSSPESRERRTTTWAGWLDGGADVAVAVDDDGRVLSFCSCGPSRDGGAPGGTGEVYALYADPDAWGTGAGYASHRVVLRRLVERGFQTATLWALERNVRGRRFYERQGWVLDTSPGSRTTEEIGGVELVEVRYRRDLAQG, via the coding sequence ATGAGCTCGCCTGGCGCCACCGTCAGGCCCGCGACCGTCGACGACGCTGCGGGCATCGCCCACGTGCACGTGCGGGGCTGGCAGGCCGGCTACCGGGACCTGCTGCCGGAGGCCTTCCTCGCCGGCCTGTCCTCTCCGGAGTCGCGCGAGCGCAGGACGACGACGTGGGCGGGGTGGCTCGACGGCGGGGCAGACGTGGCGGTCGCCGTGGACGACGACGGCCGGGTGCTCTCCTTCTGCAGCTGTGGACCCAGCCGAGACGGCGGCGCACCAGGAGGCACCGGTGAGGTCTACGCCCTCTACGCCGACCCCGACGCCTGGGGCACGGGAGCGGGCTACGCGTCCCACAGGGTCGTGCTGCGGCGCCTCGTCGAGCGCGGCTTCCAGACGGCGACCCTGTGGGCGCTGGAGCGCAACGTGCGCGGGCGCCGGTTCTACGAGCGGCAGGGGTGGGTGCTCGACACCTCGCCGGGCTCGCGCACGACCGAGGAGATCGGGGGGGTCGAGCTGGTGGAGGTCCGCTACCGGCGTGACCTCGCGCAGGGCTGA
- a CDS encoding helix-turn-helix domain-containing protein, with product MSARVHVPPVHLRDLCEEGEHVLLWQVRGTSDVVVDGVGRELRSGWALWVPAGVRHSFTTHDGAVLLPTFFPTSSTAKTLERPTTVAVDEDLSTLLLAFVQSSYSIIRPRADLARQVLALLEAGPAVSSALPVPASGPARAVAEALRFNPGDERDVEELAQVAHASARTVERSFAAETGMTLREWRIRNRMETAARLLRARTAPDAVAQRVGYTSSSAFRRVFKGRFGMTPSQYAASAVSLHPARPAR from the coding sequence GTGTCCGCGCGCGTCCACGTGCCCCCCGTCCACCTGCGGGACCTCTGCGAGGAGGGCGAGCACGTGCTGCTGTGGCAGGTGCGCGGCACCTCCGACGTCGTCGTCGACGGGGTGGGCAGGGAGCTGCGGTCCGGCTGGGCCCTGTGGGTGCCGGCCGGCGTGCGCCACTCCTTCACCACGCACGACGGCGCTGTGCTGCTGCCGACCTTCTTCCCGACCAGCAGCACCGCCAAGACCCTGGAGCGCCCGACGACCGTCGCCGTCGACGAGGACCTGAGCACCCTCCTGCTGGCCTTCGTGCAGTCCAGCTACAGCATCATCAGGCCGCGCGCCGACCTCGCCAGGCAGGTCCTGGCGCTGCTCGAGGCCGGACCGGCCGTGTCCAGCGCCCTGCCCGTGCCCGCGTCGGGACCTGCGCGCGCGGTGGCCGAGGCGCTGCGGTTCAACCCCGGTGACGAGCGCGACGTGGAGGAGCTCGCCCAGGTCGCGCACGCCTCCGCCCGCACCGTGGAGCGGTCCTTCGCCGCCGAGACGGGCATGACCCTGCGGGAGTGGCGCATCCGCAACCGCATGGAGACCGCCGCTCGCCTGCTGCGCGCACGGACCGCGCCCGACGCCGTCGCCCAGCGCGTGGGCTACACCAGCAGCAGCGCCTTCCGCCGCGTGTTCAAGGGCCGCTTCGGCATGACGCCCAGCCAGTACGCCGCGAGCGCTGTCTCGCTGCACCCCGCGCGGCCCGCGCGCTGA
- a CDS encoding cytochrome P450, translating into MRREPSARTARRGRVPAVSVADAARLVGGVLLPVAAQGAIVRRPRAVALAHRLDLDARAVRTVRRLRERHGPDPVHLRLPGLSFAVPVEPEDVRRVLDGAPEPFSPASPEKRGALAHFQPRGVLISSPADRRERRPFNESVLDAGQPLHHLAGPFAAAVAQEAQQLADEARSQGALTWPLLSRAWWRAVRRVTLGESARADEQVTDDLLALRRRANWSGLAPVDRRRRERFLGRVRHYVEAAEPGSLAALVASTPAAPGVAPHEQVPQWLFAFDAAAWASSRALELLAAHPDVARRVREEAPAPSTDPAAPVARRPVLRSVVLESLRLWPTTPALLRQTTTTTSWRTGDLPERTGVLVFAPFFHRDESRLPQAHRLAPELWLDADGQEDPRGAVDWPLVPFSAGPGMCPGRGVVLLTTSTLLAALAQQEWRPAVPRLRADRPLPGTLDPFALRLLPG; encoded by the coding sequence ATGCGCCGCGAGCCCTCAGCACGGACCGCCCGCCGTGGCCGGGTGCCCGCCGTCTCGGTGGCCGACGCGGCCCGCCTCGTGGGCGGGGTGCTGCTGCCCGTGGCGGCGCAGGGGGCGATCGTCCGCCGTCCGCGCGCTGTGGCCCTGGCGCACCGGCTCGACCTCGACGCCCGCGCCGTGCGGACCGTCCGCCGGCTGCGGGAGAGGCACGGGCCCGACCCGGTCCACCTGCGCCTGCCCGGCCTCTCCTTCGCCGTCCCGGTGGAACCCGAGGACGTGCGCCGCGTCCTCGACGGCGCCCCGGAGCCGTTCTCGCCGGCCTCCCCGGAGAAGCGGGGTGCGCTGGCGCACTTCCAGCCCCGCGGCGTGCTCATCAGCTCCCCAGCGGACCGGCGCGAGCGGCGCCCCTTCAACGAGTCGGTGCTCGACGCCGGGCAGCCGCTGCACCACCTCGCCGGGCCGTTCGCGGCGGCGGTGGCGCAGGAGGCGCAGCAGCTGGCGGACGAGGCGCGCTCCCAGGGGGCGCTCACCTGGCCGCTCCTCTCGCGCGCGTGGTGGCGGGCGGTGCGGCGGGTGACCCTCGGTGAGTCCGCCCGCGCCGACGAGCAGGTCACCGACGACCTGCTCGCCCTGCGCCGGCGCGCCAACTGGTCCGGCCTCGCGCCCGTGGACCGCCGCCGGCGCGAGCGGTTCCTGGGCCGGGTGCGCCACTACGTGGAGGCTGCCGAGCCGGGCAGCCTCGCCGCGCTGGTGGCCAGCACGCCCGCCGCGCCCGGTGTCGCACCGCACGAGCAGGTGCCGCAGTGGCTCTTCGCCTTCGACGCCGCGGCGTGGGCGTCCTCGCGGGCGCTGGAGCTGCTGGCCGCCCACCCGGACGTCGCCCGCCGCGTCCGCGAGGAGGCGCCGGCTCCGTCCACCGACCCGGCCGCGCCCGTGGCCCGGCGACCGGTGCTGCGCTCGGTGGTGCTGGAGTCGCTGCGCCTGTGGCCCACCACCCCCGCCCTCCTGCGCCAGACCACGACGACGACGAGCTGGCGCACCGGCGACCTGCCCGAGCGCACGGGCGTCCTCGTCTTCGCCCCCTTCTTCCACCGCGACGAGTCCCGGCTGCCGCAGGCGCACCGCCTGGCGCCGGAGCTGTGGCTCGACGCCGACGGCCAGGAGGACCCGCGCGGCGCCGTCGACTGGCCGCTGGTGCCCTTCAGCGCCGGGCCGGGGATGTGCCCGGGGCGCGGGGTGGTGCTGCTGACCACCAGCACGCTGCTCGCCGCCCTCGCCCAGCAGGAGTGGCGGCCCGCGGTGCCGCGCCTGCGGGCCGACCGGCCGCTGCCGGGCACCCTGGACCCGTTCGCGCTGCGGCTGCTGCCCGGCTGA